One genomic region from Candidatus Poribacteria bacterium encodes:
- a CDS encoding ABC transporter permease yields MNILENLISAFSVLRGSKLRTILTLLGITIGIAGVIAMMSFGAGAEKLLMSEINNIGGPSMFGVYRPGYVRKNNRWQRNNSPHHLEMKDLRDVLADCPSVEVATVEGSYYISLGVDGKFQKTYLRATTKEYQDVREWQTQYGRFLADTDMDTWTKVCVIGSKIWKEQFKGQDPIGKEVIINNHGNNKRFTVIGIMESRGDGLERGKSDDNMLFIPITTAQKRFWGHDHVGHIMVRAKSPLLVDQALKEVKTVIMRNHGGDDTFFRTWSAKKGIEHAKRMIFIIESVLVIIASVALIVAGIGILNIMLVSVTERIPEIGLRKAVGAKSFNIRLQFLTESVLLCLIGSLLGIAFGAVVGKGFAWVVAQFIPELAWPSVLTLEAISISVGAGAAVGIFFGYYPASQAAKMTPIDAIRHT; encoded by the coding sequence ATGAACATACTGGAAAATCTCATCTCAGCATTTTCTGTGCTTCGTGGGAGCAAACTCCGCACTATCCTCACGCTTTTGGGAATTACGATCGGCATTGCGGGTGTAATAGCGATGATGTCTTTCGGGGCAGGTGCTGAAAAACTCCTTATGTCCGAGATCAACAATATCGGTGGTCCGAGTATGTTCGGTGTTTATCGCCCCGGATATGTCCGAAAGAACAACCGTTGGCAACGCAACAACAGCCCACATCATTTAGAGATGAAAGACCTTCGCGACGTTCTGGCGGACTGTCCCTCCGTTGAGGTCGCTACTGTTGAAGGGAGCTACTATATCAGTCTCGGTGTTGATGGGAAATTTCAGAAAACCTATCTCCGCGCAACAACAAAGGAATACCAAGACGTTCGCGAATGGCAGACACAATACGGCAGATTCCTCGCTGACACTGACATGGACACTTGGACAAAGGTTTGTGTCATCGGTTCAAAGATTTGGAAAGAGCAGTTTAAAGGACAAGATCCAATCGGTAAGGAAGTCATCATCAACAATCATGGAAACAATAAACGTTTCACTGTTATCGGGATTATGGAGAGCCGAGGGGATGGGTTAGAGCGAGGAAAGAGCGACGACAATATGCTCTTTATTCCCATTACGACCGCACAGAAACGGTTTTGGGGACACGATCACGTTGGACATATCATGGTGCGCGCCAAGAGTCCGCTTTTAGTTGATCAAGCGTTGAAAGAGGTAAAGACTGTTATTATGCGCAACCATGGTGGTGATGACACTTTTTTCCGAACATGGTCGGCGAAAAAGGGAATCGAACATGCGAAAAGAATGATTTTTATCATAGAATCGGTGCTCGTAATTATTGCGTCTGTTGCATTGATTGTCGCGGGTATCGGTATTCTGAATATCATGCTTGTCTCAGTAACAGAGCGGATACCGGAAATTGGTCTACGAAAAGCAGTCGGCGCGAAGAGTTTTAACATCCGTTTGCAGTTCCTCACGGAATCCGTGTTGTTGTGCCTGATTGGAAGTCTACTGGGCATTGCGTTCGGTGCTGTGGTTGGGAAAGGCTTCGCGTGGGTGGTTGCTCAATTCATTCCAGAGCTTGCTTGGCCCTCTGTGCTTACGCTGGAAGCTATCTCTATCTCTGTCGGAGCGGGTGCAGCGGTAGGTATCTTCTTTGGATATTATCCCGCTAGCCAAGCCGCGAAAATGACCCCCATTGATGCCATCCGCCATACATAG
- a CDS encoding thiamine pyrophosphate-binding protein gives MTGGDIFVECLKAQGVSVIFGLPGNHLDTVYESLYNNQDSIQHYVTRHEGGASFMADGYARATGEVGVCMTVPGPGSNNASIGIGEANTASSPVLWITGQNPSYLASRDPKKSFHGLDQRAAFTPMTKHLEIIHRVDQIPDAVNRSFSALRSGRPGPVLIELAKDALDAEADLPIPAYNNGIQTTASPQDVDAALALLNTSECPLIVAGGGINHTRATEEILEFAQLLDAPIVMTGFGKGSVPEDSPHSIGIFRDGVAQTAMNFSDLIVAVGTRFNYRDTGNWSLKIPQPLLHIEADPEEIHKEYPATVGIGANPKLVLRQLNAALRDEKRTGGWGDVLRDLRRQFMAIERPRILQEMRDVLPHDAILSVDVNITGYGALQHFPCYHPGSYIFSGVSVAMGIGLTGAIGAQVAYPERKVVALSGDGGFLMTCPDFATAVMYNLPVVTLVMNDNQYTSIERGQLRRFGKRIGVELVNPDFVQFAESFGAVGLRVEDPGDFKPTFEKALALDKPVLLEVIK, from the coding sequence ATGACAGGTGGAGATATTTTTGTTGAATGTTTGAAAGCACAAGGTGTTAGCGTCATTTTCGGTTTACCGGGGAACCATTTAGACACCGTTTACGAATCGCTATACAACAATCAAGACAGCATCCAGCACTACGTCACACGGCACGAAGGCGGCGCATCATTTATGGCGGATGGCTACGCGCGCGCCACAGGCGAGGTCGGTGTCTGTATGACTGTCCCGGGTCCCGGTTCAAATAACGCCTCTATCGGTATCGGCGAAGCAAACACAGCGTCTTCGCCTGTGCTTTGGATTACCGGACAGAATCCATCCTATTTGGCATCACGGGATCCGAAAAAGAGTTTCCATGGGTTGGATCAGAGAGCCGCCTTCACTCCGATGACGAAACATCTGGAGATTATCCATCGGGTAGACCAGATTCCCGATGCTGTCAATCGGAGTTTCAGTGCGCTGCGTTCAGGGAGACCTGGTCCCGTACTGATTGAACTGGCAAAAGACGCATTGGATGCCGAGGCTGACTTGCCAATCCCCGCATACAACAACGGTATCCAGACGACAGCGAGTCCGCAAGATGTAGACGCAGCGTTGGCACTGTTGAACACCTCGGAATGTCCGTTGATTGTCGCAGGCGGCGGTATTAACCACACACGCGCCACTGAAGAAATACTTGAGTTCGCACAACTACTTGACGCGCCAATCGTGATGACAGGTTTTGGAAAAGGTTCAGTGCCGGAGGACTCACCGCATTCCATCGGTATCTTCCGAGACGGCGTTGCCCAAACTGCGATGAATTTCTCCGACCTCATCGTTGCCGTCGGCACGCGATTTAACTATCGTGATACCGGCAACTGGAGCCTCAAGATTCCACAACCCTTGTTACATATTGAAGCGGATCCCGAAGAGATTCATAAAGAATATCCAGCGACTGTTGGTATCGGTGCGAATCCGAAATTGGTTTTACGCCAATTGAACGCCGCGCTGCGCGATGAGAAACGGACAGGTGGTTGGGGGGACGTGTTACGCGATTTACGCCGACAATTTATGGCGATTGAACGTCCTCGAATCCTTCAGGAGATGCGCGATGTCCTGCCTCACGATGCCATCCTATCGGTTGACGTTAACATCACCGGCTACGGTGCCCTGCAGCATTTCCCCTGCTATCATCCGGGGAGTTACATCTTCTCAGGTGTCTCCGTGGCAATGGGAATCGGATTGACAGGTGCCATCGGTGCGCAAGTTGCGTATCCTGAACGGAAAGTCGTCGCGCTGAGCGGTGATGGCGGGTTTTTAATGACGTGTCCGGATTTCGCAACCGCGGTGATGTATAACCTACCGGTTGTGACGCTCGTGATGAACGACAATCAGTACACCTCAATTGAACGCGGGCAGCTTCGACGCTTCGGTAAACGGATCGGTGTCGAATTGGTCAACCCGGACTTCGTGCAGTTTGCTGAATCGTTCGGTGCGGTTGGATTACGGGTTGAAGACCCAGGAGACTTTAAGCCGACCTTTGAAAAGGCACTCGCATTGGATAAGCCAGTTCTCCTCGAAGTGATTAAGTAA
- a CDS encoding SDR family NAD(P)-dependent oxidoreductase, with amino-acid sequence MQTNPWGTIRFTDKVALITGGASGIGRATANRLAAEGAHVIIADNNAEMANKAVAEIQESGGKALFIEVDLADDESVIAAARAVAEKFSALHVLVNNAAILRTGKIEDGAWLPNWDPETAIGLRGWVLITQHLLPLLKKEGAAIVNLSSEGGFLGRPGQWIYDAIKAGLVSLTKTMAYEFVEYGIRVNAIAPGWIVTEMHFGKAPDPTARKKELEETAINSCIMKRLAKPEEVAAAIAFLVSDDASYITGQTLHVDGGRWGMSVG; translated from the coding sequence GTTGCATTGATAACCGGCGGTGCTTCCGGTATCGGCAGAGCAACGGCGAACCGCCTCGCAGCTGAAGGTGCGCACGTCATTATCGCTGATAACAACGCCGAGATGGCGAATAAGGCAGTCGCCGAAATCCAAGAATCAGGTGGGAAGGCACTTTTTATAGAAGTTGATCTTGCTGATGATGAAAGCGTTATCGCCGCTGCGCGTGCTGTTGCCGAAAAATTTTCCGCGCTTCATGTCCTCGTCAATAACGCCGCTATCCTGAGAACTGGCAAGATCGAGGATGGGGCATGGCTGCCAAATTGGGACCCTGAAACCGCAATCGGTCTCCGAGGCTGGGTGCTGATAACACAACATCTGTTGCCATTGTTGAAAAAAGAGGGTGCCGCGATTGTTAACCTCTCATCAGAGGGTGGATTTCTCGGTAGACCCGGACAGTGGATCTACGATGCGATTAAAGCCGGATTGGTTTCTCTCACCAAAACGATGGCTTATGAGTTTGTCGAATACGGTATCCGAGTCAACGCTATTGCGCCAGGGTGGATTGTTACGGAGATGCACTTCGGTAAAGCACCTGACCCCACTGCTCGTAAGAAAGAATTAGAGGAAACCGCGATCAATTCGTGTATCATGAAACGCCTTGCTAAACCAGAGGAGGTTGCTGCCGCGATCGCTTTTCTCGTCAGCGACGATGCTTCTTACATCACAGGGCAGACGCTTCATGTGGATGGAGGCCGTTGGGGAATGTCCGTTGGCTGA
- a CDS encoding ABC transporter substrate-binding protein, with the protein MNTKIFTPIFLTLIAILIISVSGCERIQQVILSEPVPSDAVSTVKVGVIQPSGLAPNFTKGAELARSQINEAGGILGMQVEFIVMDNQGEREFPDTAESVRIAQLLIEREGVVAILGPLLSTNSMQVGPVVSLLRRPIITGSSGEKVTSTGEFVFITVTPSSVQGMKTAQFALDPTERNAKTAATIRQAGDVYSGAVADAFEENFQKFGGELVAREVYQHGDRDFTAQLTKIKAGAPDVLLVAGFSPEIPLFALQARDMGVDATFIGTNGWDEPDKLLGTLDDNTPLEGSYFTRGFNIESVSAAAFVKAYTAMYKEPPDGPSAWGYDAMSLLALAIKNAETLEPDAIRDALANTTNYQGATAISHFDENRHPVKYLELYTIRNGEIELYKVITP; encoded by the coding sequence GTGAATACAAAAATTTTTACCCCGATTTTCCTAACTTTAATCGCAATCTTAATCATATCCGTTTCCGGATGCGAACGGATACAGCAGGTTATCCTATCCGAACCCGTCCCCTCAGACGCGGTGTCCACCGTCAAAGTTGGCGTGATTCAGCCCTCAGGACTCGCTCCCAATTTCACTAAGGGCGCAGAACTCGCAAGGTCTCAGATTAACGAGGCTGGTGGGATCCTGGGAATGCAGGTCGAATTTATCGTTATGGATAATCAAGGCGAGCGGGAATTCCCAGATACCGCGGAAAGTGTCCGCATCGCCCAATTACTGATTGAACGAGAAGGGGTTGTCGCAATCCTCGGTCCCCTCCTCTCAACGAATTCCATGCAGGTCGGACCGGTTGTTTCTCTGCTTCGGCGACCCATAATTACGGGTTCGTCCGGTGAGAAAGTAACCTCAACAGGCGAATTCGTGTTTATTACGGTTACTCCGTCCTCAGTTCAGGGCATGAAAACAGCGCAGTTCGCATTAGATCCGACAGAACGCAACGCGAAAACCGCCGCAACGATCCGTCAGGCTGGCGATGTATACTCCGGTGCTGTTGCTGATGCCTTTGAGGAGAATTTCCAAAAATTCGGTGGTGAACTCGTCGCGCGTGAGGTCTATCAACACGGCGATAGGGACTTCACAGCGCAGTTGACAAAGATTAAAGCTGGGGCACCGGATGTGCTTCTCGTTGCCGGTTTTAGCCCAGAAATTCCGCTGTTTGCGTTGCAAGCGAGGGATATGGGGGTTGACGCAACTTTTATTGGGACCAACGGTTGGGATGAACCCGACAAACTTCTCGGCACTTTAGATGACAATACGCCGTTAGAAGGTTCTTACTTTACGAGAGGTTTCAATATTGAATCTGTCAGTGCAGCTGCTTTTGTTAAAGCCTACACCGCGATGTATAAGGAACCGCCAGACGGTCCCTCAGCGTGGGGCTACGATGCGATGTCGTTACTGGCACTCGCCATCAAAAACGCTGAGACATTGGAACCTGATGCTATTCGGGATGCCTTGGCAAACACGACTAACTATCAAGGCGCGACGGCTATCTCCCATTTTGATGAGAATCGGCATCCTGTCAAGTACCTTGAACTTTATACCATCCGCAATGGAGAGATAGAACTCTACAAGGTTATTACGCCGTAA
- a CDS encoding DNA adenine methylase, producing the protein MKSASIRDSDEIHHRHKTVQQTPHAPPTEGIKYIGSKLKLIPQVLELVKKVNAKTILDGFSGTTRVSQALAKLGYTVISNDIAPWSAIFGTCYLLNTKPREVYQSLIDHLNAVPPIDGWFTEHYGGHANGGCAIQADGLKKPWQLHNTRKLDAIRQEIETLNLDPVEKAVALTSLMLALDRVDSTIGHFSAYLKAWAPRAYKELVLEVPEVFTSEGKHQVYQTDIFELLPRVSVDLAYFDPPYGSNNEKMPPSRVRYAAYYHLWKSVVLFDKPTLFGKAKRREDTSDRLAASVFEEFRCNGDGRFIAVEAIARLIQETQARWILLSYSSGGRATAEQLNEVMQNNGKLLAVLELDYKKNVMAGMRWTDEWISDAETPNREFLFLLEKTKVTV; encoded by the coding sequence GTGAAATCCGCGTCAATCCGTGATTCAGACGAGATACACCACCGACATAAAACCGTGCAACAAACACCCCACGCCCCTCCCACCGAAGGCATCAAATACATCGGTTCCAAACTGAAACTCATTCCACAAGTGCTGGAACTTGTCAAAAAAGTCAACGCCAAAACAATCCTTGACGGCTTCTCAGGTACAACCCGTGTCTCACAAGCACTCGCCAAACTCGGCTATACCGTTATCAGCAACGATATTGCACCTTGGTCAGCGATTTTCGGTACGTGTTATCTTCTCAACACGAAACCGAGAGAAGTGTATCAGTCGCTTATTGATCATCTCAACGCCGTACCTCCTATTGATGGTTGGTTCACAGAACACTACGGTGGACACGCCAACGGCGGCTGTGCCATTCAAGCGGACGGACTTAAGAAACCGTGGCAGCTTCACAACACCCGCAAATTAGATGCGATTCGACAGGAGATCGAAACCCTCAATCTCGATCCAGTTGAAAAAGCGGTGGCACTCACAAGCCTGATGTTGGCACTTGACCGTGTTGACAGCACGATCGGTCACTTTTCTGCGTATCTCAAAGCGTGGGCACCTCGTGCTTATAAGGAATTGGTGCTTGAGGTGCCGGAAGTTTTCACGTCAGAAGGCAAACATCAGGTTTATCAAACCGACATTTTTGAACTCCTGCCGCGTGTTTCCGTTGACCTTGCCTACTTCGATCCACCCTACGGTTCAAACAACGAGAAGATGCCCCCCTCGCGCGTCAGATATGCCGCCTACTACCACCTCTGGAAAAGCGTCGTCCTGTTTGACAAACCCACGCTTTTCGGCAAAGCAAAACGGCGAGAAGATACATCAGACCGCCTCGCCGCGTCTGTATTTGAGGAATTCCGCTGTAACGGTGATGGACGTTTCATCGCCGTTGAAGCCATTGCGCGGTTAATCCAAGAGACACAAGCGCGTTGGATTCTGCTGTCCTACAGTTCCGGTGGTCGCGCAACTGCTGAGCAACTCAACGAAGTCATGCAAAATAACGGAAAACTCCTTGCCGTCCTCGAACTTGATTACAAAAAGAACGTCATGGCGGGTATGAGATGGACAGACGAATGGATCAGTGACGCTGAAACGCCGAACCGTGAATTCCTCTTCTTACTTGAAAAAACCAAAGTCACAGTTTAA
- a CDS encoding ABC transporter permease has protein sequence MQILENLISAFSVLRGSKLRTILTLLGITIGIAGVIAMMSFGAGAEKLMMAEIENIGGPSMFGVYRPGYVRKNDRWQRNNSPHYLEMRDLHDILADCPSVEVATVERSHPIDFEVEGKHQRTYLRATTKEYQAVRRWQTEYGRFLADTDMDFWNKVCVIGARVWKEQFKGQNPIGEEVSINNRRFTVIGVMESRGDGLEQGRSDDNMIFIPITTAQTRFGGRNRVGAIMARAKSIDLVEQALKEVKTVIMRNHGGDETFFRTWNAKKGIEGGKRIIFIIEMVLVVIASVALIVAGIGILNIMLVSVTERIPEIGLRKAVGAKSLDIRLQFLTESVLLCLIGSLLGIAFGAVVGNGFAWAVGHFFNELSWPAVITLRAVLISVGAGAAVGIFFGYYPASQAAKMTPIDAIRHT, from the coding sequence GTGCAAATATTAGAAAATCTCATCTCAGCGTTTTCCGTGCTTCGCGGGAGTAAACTCCGCACGATCCTAACACTCTTAGGGATTACCATCGGTATTGCGGGTGTGATAGCGATGATGTCTTTCGGCGCAGGTGCTGAAAAACTCATGATGGCAGAAATTGAGAATATCGGTGGTCCGAGTATGTTCGGTGTTTATCGTCCCGGATATGTCCGAAAGAATGACCGTTGGCAACGCAACAACAGCCCACATTACTTAGAGATGCGGGATCTGCACGACATTCTGGCGGACTGCCCCTCTGTTGAAGTCGCCACCGTTGAAAGAAGTCACCCCATTGACTTTGAAGTTGAGGGTAAGCACCAACGGACCTACCTCCGCGCAACAACAAAGGAATACCAAGCCGTCCGACGATGGCAGACTGAATACGGTAGATTTCTCGCCGATACCGATATGGACTTCTGGAATAAGGTTTGCGTCATCGGGGCAAGGGTCTGGAAAGAGCAATTTAAAGGGCAGAATCCGATTGGCGAGGAAGTCAGCATTAACAATAGACGCTTTACCGTTATTGGCGTTATGGAGAGCCGTGGTGATGGGTTAGAACAGGGCAGAAGTGACGATAATATGATCTTTATCCCAATTACGACTGCACAAACCCGTTTTGGTGGACGGAATCGGGTCGGGGCTATCATGGCGCGTGCCAAGAGCATCGATTTAGTTGAGCAGGCACTTAAAGAGGTGAAGACCGTTATTATGCGCAACCACGGTGGCGACGAGACGTTTTTCCGAACATGGAACGCAAAAAAAGGAATTGAAGGCGGAAAAAGGATCATTTTTATTATTGAGATGGTGCTCGTGGTTATTGCGTCTGTTGCGTTGATTGTTGCTGGCATCGGTATTCTGAATATCATGCTCGTTTCAGTCACAGAGCGGATACCGGAAATTGGACTCCGAAAAGCGGTCGGCGCGAAAAGTCTTGATATTCGGCTGCAGTTCCTCACGGAATCTGTGTTGTTGTGTCTGATTGGGAGTCTACTCGGTATTGCGTTTGGTGCTGTGGTTGGAAACGGTTTTGCATGGGCGGTGGGTCACTTCTTTAATGAGCTTTCCTGGCCCGCAGTCATTACCCTGAGAGCCGTGCTGATCTCAGTTGGTGCGGGCGCGGCCGTGGGTATCTTCTTCGGCTACTATCCCGCCAGCCAAGCCGCCAAGATGACACCGATTGATGCGATTCGGCATACTTAA
- a CDS encoding 2'-5' RNA ligase family protein, translating to MSNKTYTTAVVLIPSETVQPPIQAIRRIHDRNFRRWMPHITLLYPFAERRDFTEVTPALTKAVQQMSSFSVELARFDAFKHRKSCTMFLVPEPENEIVRLHNVLLEHLPDYDDTARFAGGFHPHLSVGQFQHRSLPSEQQRLQTEWQPIQCGMEAISLIYRSPETDDRFVVAEQFDF from the coding sequence ATGTCGAATAAAACCTATACTACAGCCGTTGTCCTCATCCCATCAGAAACGGTGCAGCCGCCTATCCAAGCGATCCGCCGGATCCACGACCGGAACTTCAGGCGATGGATGCCACACATAACATTGCTCTATCCGTTTGCAGAACGTCGCGATTTCACAGAGGTCACGCCTGCACTCACAAAAGCCGTGCAACAGATGTCCTCTTTTTCTGTTGAACTCGCACGCTTTGACGCTTTCAAACACCGCAAATCGTGTACGATGTTCCTTGTTCCAGAACCCGAAAACGAAATCGTGCGATTGCACAACGTTCTGTTGGAACATCTACCAGACTATGACGACACTGCGCGGTTTGCGGGTGGATTCCATCCACATCTTTCGGTTGGGCAATTCCAGCACCGTTCCCTGCCATCCGAACAACAGCGACTTCAAACCGAATGGCAACCGATACAGTGTGGAATGGAAGCAATCAGTCTCATCTACCGCTCCCCTGAAACGGATGACAGATTCGTCGTCGCAGAGCAGTTCGATTTCTGA
- a CDS encoding NAD(P)-dependent oxidoreductase — protein MKKILLSHVFENTEFDTAERRAALADLQQLGELSIHPRELTGEHADGVVGVIASGVPFHESFYQAAESLRIIARWGVGYETVNVDLATEYGVIVTIAPEHMVTVAEYAIAQWFATMKRVYTLNRASHSGNFGLIKTHEVMDSTLGLYGFGRIGQEVAQRARPLLGEQGRLLVYDVRPDIAEVAAEFGAETVDTPLELFEESDTVSLHLSGADTVVGYEEFCAMKPHASLINPSRGNLVDDEAANRAVSENRLWYYVVDDPVNGPRAIHKDHPRIICTNHNAGMTVESGIRLDLRTIGQVTDAIQGRAPAYMLNPEVLEHPKVKAFCKDTSQPLKL, from the coding sequence ATGAAAAAAATTTTACTCTCGCATGTTTTTGAAAATACCGAGTTTGATACTGCGGAACGCCGAGCAGCGTTAGCAGATTTGCAGCAACTGGGTGAGTTGAGCATTCACCCCCGAGAACTAACTGGGGAACACGCTGATGGTGTTGTTGGTGTGATCGCAAGCGGCGTGCCCTTTCATGAAAGTTTCTATCAAGCGGCGGAATCCCTCCGAATTATCGCGCGTTGGGGTGTCGGATACGAAACCGTTAATGTAGACTTGGCAACAGAATACGGGGTCATTGTTACGATTGCCCCTGAACACATGGTGACCGTTGCTGAATATGCGATTGCACAGTGGTTCGCGACTATGAAACGGGTCTACACGCTCAATAGAGCCTCCCACAGCGGGAATTTCGGGCTTATTAAGACACACGAAGTAATGGATTCTACGCTCGGTCTGTACGGATTTGGTCGGATTGGGCAAGAGGTTGCCCAGCGTGCGCGTCCGCTACTCGGTGAGCAAGGGCGACTCCTGGTTTACGATGTTCGTCCGGACATCGCTGAAGTCGCAGCGGAATTCGGTGCGGAGACTGTTGATACACCGTTGGAACTCTTTGAAGAGAGTGATACTGTCTCGCTACACCTATCGGGCGCGGATACTGTTGTCGGCTATGAGGAATTCTGCGCCATGAAACCGCACGCGTCCCTCATCAACCCATCGCGTGGGAACCTCGTTGACGATGAAGCCGCCAATCGAGCAGTCAGCGAAAACCGACTCTGGTATTATGTCGTGGACGATCCGGTTAACGGACCGCGGGCGATCCACAAAGACCATCCGCGCATCATCTGTACGAATCACAACGCTGGCATGACTGTTGAATCTGGTATTCGATTGGATCTTCGGACGATTGGGCAGGTTACAGACGCGATTCAGGGGCGTGCACCGGCATACATGCTGAACCCAGAAGTCTTGGAGCATCCGAAGGTTAAGGCATTTTGCAAGGATACCTCGCAACCGCTTAAACTGTGA
- a CDS encoding Uma2 family endonuclease: MLNTQTSPEAIQEMPAHKSPMTLEEFIENDLEGYEYVKGELIAMPPATMIHGQISSKLHIRLGLHVEENRLGQLYIAETTFQLDDRAVKPDVAFVSTDRLPENREQASPIPPDLAVEVVSPTDKHYDVTEKALAYLKAGTRLVWVIEPVAKTVMVYRSETDFTVLNYEDTLTGEDVVEGFTCPVAQLFE, translated from the coding sequence ATGCTTAATACGCAAACAAGCCCTGAGGCTATACAAGAGATGCCCGCACACAAAAGCCCAATGACGCTGGAGGAATTTATCGAAAACGACTTAGAAGGGTATGAATATGTAAAAGGAGAATTAATAGCAATGCCACCAGCGACGATGATACATGGTCAAATTAGTAGTAAGCTTCATATACGCTTAGGTCTGCACGTTGAGGAAAATCGGTTAGGGCAATTATATATTGCCGAAACAACATTTCAGTTGGATGACCGAGCAGTAAAGCCAGATGTTGCGTTTGTTTCAACAGACCGATTACCCGAAAATAGAGAGCAAGCATCACCTATACCGCCGGATTTGGCGGTTGAAGTCGTCTCACCAACGGATAAACACTACGATGTTACCGAAAAAGCATTAGCCTATTTGAAAGCGGGAACACGCCTTGTTTGGGTGATTGAACCCGTCGCGAAAACGGTAATGGTCTATCGATCCGAGACCGATTTCACCGTGCTGAACTATGAGGACACATTGACAGGTGAAGATGTCGTTGAAGGATTTACATGTCCCGTCGCGCAGCTCTTTGAATAG
- a CDS encoding 6-phosphofructokinase yields the protein MAKKIGVLTGGGDTSALNATLKGIALKSEELGFELIGFMEGWRGVLKGGRYFTLTPDLIDENRGGTLLKSSRTNLIKDNKLDEAVSNLKKLDISGLIPIGGDDTLTVGTALSDQFTTTFVTKTIDNDVGINPPEGDAVDYSKMVNYFCPGFPSSANRVINYVQDLRTTTYSHDRVIVVEAMGRDAGWLTLSAAYGQADLIVVPEIPYQPDKMAEAIREKHTEQGNVIVVVSEGIRNEAGELMITSEAELDAFGHTKPGGCSEIIVEAMKKRLPDISESAFRALILGYLQRCGSPIPLDRDIAMKAGAMAVQALSDGMFNGVATITRTEIGIEPTLLPLDQVLKRDASGHVIRRSLDLRFYDTERYQISPAGVGYFRPLFGDLPRPDVSLDDRLIEIGEIA from the coding sequence ATGGCAAAAAAGATCGGTGTTCTAACAGGGGGCGGCGATACGAGCGCACTTAACGCCACCCTCAAAGGCATCGCATTGAAATCCGAAGAACTCGGTTTTGAACTCATCGGATTTATGGAGGGCTGGCGGGGTGTTTTGAAAGGTGGACGCTATTTTACGCTCACACCCGACCTGATTGACGAAAACCGAGGTGGAACGTTATTAAAGAGTTCACGCACGAATCTAATCAAAGATAATAAGTTAGATGAGGCAGTCAGTAATCTGAAAAAACTGGATATTAGCGGTCTGATTCCGATAGGTGGTGATGATACTTTAACGGTCGGAACCGCACTGTCCGATCAATTCACAACCACGTTCGTCACCAAAACAATTGATAACGATGTGGGTATCAATCCACCTGAAGGGGATGCTGTCGATTACTCTAAGATGGTGAACTATTTCTGTCCCGGCTTCCCTTCATCTGCGAACAGAGTCATCAATTACGTCCAAGATCTGCGGACAACGACCTACTCTCACGATCGTGTGATTGTTGTTGAAGCGATGGGGAGAGATGCGGGTTGGTTAACGCTATCTGCAGCCTACGGACAGGCGGATCTTATCGTTGTCCCCGAAATCCCGTATCAACCCGATAAAATGGCGGAAGCGATCCGTGAGAAACACACTGAACAAGGCAACGTCATTGTCGTCGTATCGGAAGGTATTCGGAATGAAGCGGGTGAATTGATGATTACATCGGAAGCGGAACTCGATGCTTTCGGGCATACGAAACCGGGTGGCTGCTCAGAAATCATCGTTGAAGCGATGAAGAAACGACTCCCTGATATTTCAGAGTCGGCGTTTCGTGCTTTGATCCTCGGTTATCTCCAGAGGTGCGGTAGCCCGATACCATTGGATAGAGACATCGCTATGAAGGCTGGTGCTATGGCGGTGCAAGCACTCTCAGACGGGATGTTCAACGGTGTCGCAACGATTACGCGAACAGAGATCGGCATTGAACCGACACTGTTGCCGTTAGATCAAGTCCTGAAGCGGGATGCATCGGGACATGTCATTCGGAGAAGTCTGGATCTGCGGTTCTACGACACCGAACGGTACCAGATATCTCCAGCAGGAGTAGGATATTTCCGTCCGTTGTTCGGTGATCTCCCACGTCCAGATGTGTCTCTGGATGATCGATTGATTGAGATTGGGGAAATTGCGTAA
- a CDS encoding DUF2283 domain-containing protein produces the protein MNKPKMTYFEKEDILHLVISDEPQSDCIELIPNITAELNENGELIGIEILNARTFIQDIACRLG, from the coding sequence ATGAATAAGCCAAAGATGACCTACTTTGAGAAAGAAGATATATTGCATCTCGTGATTTCTGATGAACCCCAAAGCGACTGTATTGAACTGATTCCCAATATCACGGCTGAATTGAATGAGAATGGTGAGCTTATCGGTATTGAGATTCTTAATGCAAGGACTTTCATTCAAGATATAGCGTGTAGGTTGGGTTGA